The following DNA comes from Bradyrhizobium manausense.
CCCGGCCATCCACGCCTTTCCCCGCGGCACGAAGAACGTGGATGCCCGGGACAAGCCCGGGCATGACGCTGTGGAAACTTCACTGCGTCCAAAGTTCATCTCACGGCAGCCTTCCAAGGATTATATCATTTTTTTGTATAAACCAGCGCCAATTGAGTGCCCTGCCCATCCCCGCCTAGGCTCATGGCCGGCGTAGACCTTTCGGTCCGTCGACACAACAACAAGCCGGAACTTGAGGAGGCCAGGGGTGGCGAGCGAGATTCAGACGCGCGTGCTGCGCAAGATTACCTGGCGCATCGTTCCCTTCATCATGCTGCTCTACTTCGTGGCCTTCATCGACCGCGTCAATATCGGCTTCGCCTCGCTGACGATGAACAAGGACATCGGCCTGTCGCCGACCGTCTACGGCTTTGGTGCCGGCATCTTCTTCTGGGGCTATTTCCTGTTCGAGGTGCCCTCCAACATCATCCTGCACAAGGTCGGCGCGCGGATCTGGATCGCGCGGGTGATGATCACCTGGGGTCTCGTCTCGGCCGCGATGGCGTTCGTGCAGGGTGCGACCAGCTTCTACGTCCTGCGCTTCCTGCTCGGCGTCGCGGAAGCTGGTTTCTTCCCCGGCATCATCCTCTATCTCTCCTACTGGTTCCCGGCGCGCCAGCGTGCCGCGGTGACAGCGTTGTTCATGGCGGCCGCGCCGCTCTCGACCGTGCTGGGCTCGCCAGTCTCCGGCGCGCTGCTGCAGATGGACGGACTATTCGGATTCAAGGGCTGGCAATGGCTGTTCGTGCTCGAAGCGGTGCCTGCCGTACTGCTCGGCTTCGTCGTGCTGGCGTTCCTCACCGACCGGCCCGAGAAAGCAAAGTGGCTTGCGGAAGACGAGCGCCGCTGGCTGGTCGAGACCATGAACGAGGAGACCACCAGCAAGGCCGCGACCGCGAGCCACAGCATCTGGCGCGGGCTCGCCGATCCCCGCGTGCTGGCGCTGTCACTGATCTATTTCGGCACCTCGGCCGGCCTCTACACGCTCGGCGTCTGGGCGCCCCAGATCATCAAGCAGTTCGGTCTGTCATCGCTCCAGGTCGGATTCCTCAATGCGCTGCCGGCAACCGCGGCCGTCGTCGCCATGGTGCTGTGGGCGCGGCACTCGGACCGCACCGGGGAGCGCACGTGGCACGTGGTATGGGCCTGCCTGATCGCCGCAGCGGGCCTCGCCTATGCCGGCCTTGCATCCGGCGTTGTCGCCGTCCTGGTCGCGCTGGCACTCGTCAACATTGGCATCTCCTCGGCAAAACCGCCGCTCTGGAGCATGCCGACGCTATTCCTCTCCGGCCCCGCAGCCGCCGCCGGCATCGCCACCATCAACTCGATCGGCAATCTCGGCGGCTTCGTCGGGCCCGCCATGATCGGCTGGATCAAGGACCGGACCGGCAGTTTTGTCGGCGGGCTCTATTTCGTCTGCGGCCTGCTCGTTCTCTCGGCGGTCCTGACCCTGCTATTGTCGCGCGCGAAACCCGCGTCCAGCGAACCCGTCCCGCAAGCCCACTGATCTCTCAAACGGAGCACTTCCATGCGCACCCATTCGATCGCAGCCATTCCCGCCGACGGCATCGGCCCCGAGGTCATTTCGGCCGGCGTCCGCGTGCTGGAGGCGCTGGCAGAGCGCAGCGGCGATCTCGCCTTCAACGTCAAGACCTTCGACTGGGGCTCGGACTATTACAAGAAGCACGGCGTGATGATGCCGGCCGACGGCCTCGCCGATCTGAAGAAGTTCGACGCGATCTATTTCGGCGCGGTCGGCGCGCCCGATGTGCCCGACCACATCACGCTGTGGGGCCTGCGCCTGCCGATCTGCCAGGGCTTTGACCAATACGCCAACGTGAGGCCGACCAAGATCCTGCCCGGCGTCGCCTCGCCGCTGCGCAACGTCGGCGTTGGCGATCTCGATTGGGTGATCGTGCGCGAGAATTCGGAAGGCGAATATGCCGGCATGGGCGGCCGGGCACACAAGGGCCTGCCGGAAGAGGTCGGCACCGAAGTCGCGGTCTTCACCCGCGTCGGCGTTAGCAGGATCATGCGCTATGCCTTCCAGCTCGCGCAGTCGCGTCCGCGCAAGTTCCTGACGGTGGTGACCAAGTCGAACGCGCAGCGCCATGGCATGGTGATGTGGGACGAGATCGCTGCCGAAGTCGCGGCCGAATTCCCCGACGTGACCTGGGACAAGATGCTGGTCGACGCCATGACCGTGCGCATGACGCTGCACCCGAAGAGCCTCGACACCATCGTGGCGACCAATTTGCACGCCGACATCCTCTCCGACCTCGCCGGCGCGCTGGCGGGGAGCCTCGGCGTTGCGCCGACCGGCAACATCGATCCGCAGCGCCGCTTCCCCTCGATGTTCGAGCCGATCCACGGCTCGGCCTTCGACATCACCGGCAAGGGCATCGCCAATCCGGTCGCGACCTTCTGGACCGGTGCGCAGATGCTCGAACATCTCGGCGAGAAGGATGCCGCTGCACGGCTCATGCAGGCCGTCGAGCGCGTTTGCGCGGCCGGCGTGCTGACGCCAGATGTCGGCGGCAAGGCGACGACGAGGGAAGTGACGGATGCCGTGATCGACGCGATCCACGGCTCGAACGTCTAGCCGGCCGACGCCCATTTCGGTAGGCCAACCCTGACCTTACTGCACGCCGTAGCGGGCGAAGGCGTCCGCGATCTTGAGGTCGATAAGCTTTGCTGCCGAGACGTCTCGATCGCCGCCGGCGTTGTCGCCCTGCCTGAGCCTGGCAAGTCCGCGTCCATAGAGCGCGCTTGCCAGGTTTGGCGCCAGACGTAGCGCCGAGCTGTAGTCGTCAATCGCCGCAGCGAACTGGCCCATTTTCAAATGGATCAGCGCACGCGAATCATATGTCGCGGCATCATTCGATCCCGACTGGATTGCCCTGTCGCAGTCGTCGAGCCCAGCCTGCAAATCGCCGATGACCGCCCGGGTCCAGCAGCGTCCGCTCGTTGCCCAAGTCAATTTCGGATCGAGGCGGATGGCCTCGTCGAAATCCAGCACGGCCCGATCATACTGGTTCAGCTTCAGGTGCGCTTCCGCGCGGTTGGCGAAGGCGCTGCCATAGGCCGGATCGAGCCTGATCGCCGCGTCGAAAGACTTGACCGCGTCCTCATAGGCTCCCTTCCTCATATAGGCGACGCCGCGATTGTTCAGCGGCTTGACATAGTCCGAGGCGAGTTCGATCGCGCGATCGAAATCGCTGATCGCACGGTCGTACTCCGCCGCGGCAGCATAAGCGTTGCCACGATTGTTGTAAGCCAAAGCCAGCGCCTCGGGCTTGGTATCACCCGAATCGATGAGCGCGGTGCAGCCGGCGACCCGGGCCTGGGCCGGAATGCGGTCCTTACCGTTGCACCGCTCAATGCTCTCGAGGAGATTGGCTTTCTGTGGCTGCTGCGCGGCCGCCGGCCAACCGGGCGACAGCAGCAGGAGGACGGGCGCGACGCTGGCGATGATGGCGGCCCTGATCATCATGGTCGTGTCGCTTCAGCATCCTCTGCAAATGTTTGGCCTGGGACCGCTCCCCTGCTCGGGCGTTGCAGCGGTCACGCGCCTCTGCATCAACTTGCTCTTGCCCTCCTCGATGAGAGTCGAAAACTTGACCGCACCGTCATCCGAAATTTCGATGTGCGGCGTGGTGCCTCGAATGCCCATCGTTGCAACGGGCGTATCGACCTTCATGTCGCCGGTCTTCGCGATCTGGCCGGCGACAAAGGTCGCCGTGCCTTTGGCGAGATTGAAGAACGTTGCGTTGGACTTGCCGTTCGGGTCGTAGACGTACTCATCCAGGGTCATGCGCGCGTTGCTCAACAGATTGAACGACGAGCCATCGCTGAAATTGATGTTGATCCGGCTGTCCGCGCCTGTTCGGACCACATCGCGCAGATACACGACATCGCCGGTCCTGACCTGAGCAGCAGGATCGCCGAGCTTCGCCTGAACGACGACCGCACCTGCGTGCTCGATCGAGACCGAGCCTGTGACGGCTACGACCCTGCCGATGGGTTTTGGCGCAGCGTCATCGAGGCCGCTTGTCGCGGGATTGATCTGGGTCTGCGCCTGCGCAGCGAGACCACTCGCAGATGCCAAAATGAAACCAGTCACTAAAACCGCAATCGCATGCCTGCACATGACCCGCCCTTTCCGAGAAGAGCTTTTTGCGATCCGCCCGGCGGCGCCATATGAGCCCGGCCAAGCTCGCAATTCGTGCATCGCCAATATCTACAACCTGGATCGGTCCTTACTGGGATTTCGCTCCAGACAAAGTATGTCTTGCGCTCTTGATCTTAGGCCTAAGCCGTTTGCCGGACCAGCGAAAGTAAGCTAGCTTTGGTACAGCTTGACCGTCAACTTCTTGAGAGCGCAAATTGCAAATGCGGAGAGGCATCTCCGCTGAACCGACGATCATCCTGGCAAGACCTATAGAGTCACGTTTTTTTCAAACGTCTTCGGCGTGCAGGCCTGGGGTTGCTAACGCCAAAAATAGCTCATTTCGCCTGTGGCGTAGCAAAACCGACAAGAAGACCGCGGCACCGCGCCGAGCCCGAGTTATTCGGCACGCGAGGCCATCGCTATGTCAGTTGCTTTTGGCGTACCCCAGAATGGGGCTGTTGGACCTTTACCCCTCAAGATCATCGGCATCGTACGGAGCGCGTCGGGATACGTCACCCTCACGCGCGATGACGGCCCGGCCATACAGGTCAGCATCGGCGACCTTGTCTGTCACCGCGACATAATCGAAACGGGTGCGGATGCACAACTCGGGATCAGGCTTCTCGACGACACCCTGTTCAACGTCGCCTGCGGGGCTCGCGTCGAACTGCGCGAATACGCCTCTGCTTCCGCATCGCGTTCGACGGTCATCGCAGTCACCGGCGGAAGCTTTGCGTTCGCAGCTGGCCGGCTGGCAAACGGCGGCACCCTGACGGTCGACACACCGCTTGGCAGCGTCCGTGGCCGCTCCCACGCGACCGGATTCGGCATTCTGACGATGGCGGCACTGACCTTCTCGATGATGGAGGAAGCGCGCGGCGCGGACCCTGACGGCGCGTCGTTCGACAACGATACGGTCACTTACAAGGACCTCCATCACGGCGTCTTCGAGCTCATCACCAAAGAGCGGGTGCCGCGTCACATCGTTGTCGATGATCCCGGCGAGACCGTCGTCCTGAACAAGGTCGGCTCCTCGATCAGTGTGAATCAGGTTGCCAACAGCGCGGCCCGCATGGAGGAACTGCACGAAGCTCAACAGGACGTGCTCGCCAATCTCACGCGAGGTCCGGCAGGGTCCGGCACGCCTCCTGGCGTCGACACGCTCCAGCTGCAGCCCATCAACTTCAACTCGGATCACCCGATCGTCCTGCAGAACCTGATTCAGACTCTGCCGTCGGTAGAAGTACCCCCGGTCCAGTACCCGCTGCCCGCACTGAACGTGCCGGGCGGCCCGACCGAGATCGACACGGTCAAGTTCGACGCTACGTTCGCCACGACAACCGGCACTTTCACCGCGAGCAGCCCGCTTCATGTCGTGTTCACCTACGGCCTCAGCGGCGGGACGGCCGCCACCACGGTCCTGAGCGGACAGACATACGATCTCACGCAGGCCAGCCCTTACGGAATCCTCTATCTCAATAGCGCATCCGGCGCCTACGCGTTCGTTCCGAACGCGGATGCGATCAATGCCCTGTCGTCGCCGACGACCACGGGCTTCGTCATCACGGTCTCGGATGGCCAGTTCACGACGAGTCAAACCTTCGTCGTCGCCATTGATGGCGTCAATGACACGGCCCTTATCTCGGGCAACGCCAGTGGGGCAGTGGTGGAGGCGGGTGGTGTCGCCAATGCCGTCCCCGGCATGCCGACCGCAATCGGGACGCTCACCGACGTGGATGTCGACAATCCGCCCAACACCTTCACGACGATCAGCTCACCGGCCAGGAGCGGGGGCAGCTACGGCACCTTCACGATGACGGCCGGCGGCGTGTGGAGCTACACGCTCGACAATAGCAACAGCAAAGTACAGGCCCTGAATGTCGGCGACACGCTGATCGACCGCTTCACTGTAACCAGTATCGACGGCACCCCGCAGGTCGTGACGATCACGATCCAGGGCAGCAACGACGCCGCTGTCGTCTCCGGCGACACGACCGGCTCAGTCGTCGAGGCGGGCGCTTCGCCCGGCACGCCGGTCGCGACGGGCACGCTTGTCGCCGCTGACGTCGACAGCCCGGCCAACACTTTCGTGCCGGTCGGCACGCCCACGGCCAGCGCACGAAACTATGGCAGCTTCACCATCACCACGGCCGGCGTGTGGACCTACACGCTCGACAACACCAATACCGCAGTGCAGGCGCTCAACACTGGCGACAAGCTGACCGACAGCTTCACGGTGATCACGGCCGACGGCACGGCGCAGACGGTGACGATCACCATCAACGGCAGCAATGACGCCGCAATCATTTCCGGAACGGCAACCGGCTCGGTGACCGAGGCCGGCGGCGTGGCCAATGCTGCGCCCGGCACACCGGTTGCGACCGGGACATTGACCGATATCGATTCTGACAATGCATCCAACGCGTTCATCCCGATAATCACGCCGAAGACAAGCGCCAGCGGCTTCGGCACCTTCACCATGACCGCGCTTGGCACGTGGACCTACACACTCGACGATAACAATGCCACGGTGCAGGCGCTCAATGTCGGCGCCACGCTGACCGACCATTTCATCGTAACCACGGTCGACGGCACGCCGCAACTGGTGACGATCACGATCCGCGGCGCGAACGACGCCGCCATCATTTCCGGAACGGCGACGGGTTCGGTGATCGAGGCCGGCGTCATCTCCTCCGGCATGCCGGTCGCGACCGGCACACTTACCGATACCGATGTCGACAATCCCGCCAACACGTTCGCGCCCGTTGCCACACCGACGGCAAGCGCCCGTGGCTACGGCAGCTTCACGATGACCACGACAGGCGTGTGGACTTACACGCTCGATAACACCAATACCGCGGTGCAGGCGTTCAACAACGGCGACAAGCTGACCGACAGCTTCACGGTCACCACGGCTGACGGCACGGCACAGACGGTGACGATCACCATCAATGGCAGCAATGACGCCGCAGTCATTTCCGGAACGGCGAGCGGTTCGGTGATCGAGGCCGGAGGCGTGGCCAACGCTACGCCGGGCACGCCGGCTGCGACCGGAACGTTGACCGACGTCGATCCCGACAACACATTCAACACCTTTACCCCGGTCACCACGCCGAAGACGAGCGCCGGCGGCTTCGGCACCTTCACGATGTCCGCGCTTGGCACATGGAGCTACGCGCTCGACAACAGCAATGCCACCGTGCAGGCGCTCAATGTCGGCACGACGCTGACCGACCAGTTCACCGTGACCACGATCGACGGCACGGCGAAGCTGGTGACGATCACGATCCACGGTGCGAACGACGCCGCCATCATTTCCGGGACGGCGACCGGTTCGGTGCTCGAAGCCGGCGTCATCTCCTCGGGCGTGCCGGTCGTGACCGGCACGCTCACCGATTCCGACGTCGACAATCCCGCCAATACGTTCGCGCCAGTCGCTATATCGACGGCAAGCGCGCATGGCTACGGCAGTTTCACGATGACCGCGGCAGGCGTGTGGGCCTACACGCTCGACAACACCAACAACGCGGTGCAAGCGCTCAACAACGGCGACAAGCTGACCGACAGCTTCACGGTCACCACGGTCGACGGTACGGCGCAGACGGTGACGATCACCATCAACGGCAGCAATGACGCCGCAGTCATTTCCGGAACGGTGACCGGCTCGGTGACCGAGGCCGGAGGCGTGGCCAATGGCACACCCGGCATGCCGACTGCGACCGGAACGTTGACCGATATCGACCCGGACAACACGTTCAACACTTTTACTCCGGTAACCACGCCGAAAGCGAGCACGAGCGGCTTCGGTACCTTCACGATGACCGCGCTTGGCGCATGGGCTTACACGCTCGACAACAGCAACGCTACAGTGCAAGCGCTCAATGTCGGCGCGACGCTGACCGACCATTTCACCGTGACCACGGTCGACGGCACATCGCAGCTGGTGACGGTCACGATCCACGGCGCGAATGACACCGCCATCATTTCCGGAACAACGACGGGCTCGGTGCTTGAAGCCGGCACCTTCTCCCCCGGGACGCCAATCGCGACCGGCACCCTGTCCGATACCGACGTCGACAATCCGACCAATACTTTCACGGCGGTGACCTCGCCGACGGACAGCGACAGCGGCTACGGCACCTTCACGATGACCGCGTCCGGGCTGTGGACCTACACGCTCGACAACAACAATGGCGTGGTCGACGCGCTGAATGTCGGCGAAACGCTCACCGACCATTTCACGGTGACGTCGATCGACGGCACTACGCAAGAGATATCGATCGCCATCCATGGTGCCAGCGACGCGGACCCCAACGACTTCGACAATCTGGCGGTGGGATCAACTGTCGTATCCGATCCGCCGTTTGTCTACGGAACACCCGGTAGCGACAGTGTTGCCGGCGGCGGCAGCATTTCCCAAATCGTCTATGGGGGCGCGGGCGACGATACCCTCAATGGAACAGGCGTGAACGACACCATCTACGGCGGATCCGGCAACGACACGATCAAGGGCAACAACGGCGACGACGTCATCTACGGCGGCTCCGGACAAGACAAGATCGACGGCAGCAACGGCAACGACATCATCATCGGCGGGTTCGGCGCGGACAAGCTCTCGGGCGGCAACGGCGATGACGTCTTCGTCTATCTGTCGGTGGCGGATTCCAGGGCCGGCCGGTTCGATACGATCTCCGATTTCGTGTCGGGGACCGACAAGATCGATTTGACGGCGCTCGGCGCGCTGGGATTCGTAATCCTTGCATTGAACTCGACAAGCTCGTCGGTGCCGCCGCACACCATCGCCTGGATCTACGACAGCTCAGCCAACGAAACCGTCGTGTATGTCAACTCGACCGATCAGACCCTCCAGATCGGCGATTCCAGCCTGCTGGAAGTTCATCTCCAGGGTATCGCAACCATCGATTCGTCGGACTTCATCGTCGATCAAGCCGCGGCCCCGGTCCTGGCGGTCAGCGACACCCTCGATCCGGCCGCCGCCACGCTAGGCGACGCGGCGGTGATGGCATCCAGCACCTCCGACGCTCCCATCAAGGCGACGAACAGCGATGGCCCTGTTTCGTTGAACGGAAGCGTGACAGCAATCGATGTGAGCTCGTTCTTCGATGTGGGTCGCGATCACGGCGCCTGGAGCAATGAGATCACCGCGTTCGCCGCGGACGAGACTGCAACACCACCCAGCCACGCGGAAGCGGCGGTCTTTTCACTATCGATGGAGCCCTTCAAATTCGTCTTCGAACCGTCCGGGACCGACGACAGCATCCATCCGAAGGGATTTGGCGCAACCGGCATGTCCGAGCCAAATCATCCCGCAGCTTTCAGCATGCCGGATCTGCTCCCTGCCATCGAACAGCATCTCGGCAACAGCAAGGCCGCGGAGTCTCCTGGCCATATCAGTCTTGCCGATACCGGGAGCGCCCTCGATGCCGACGTCCAGAAGGGCCACGTGAACGACGGCAACGCTCATTCGAACCCGCCACAGGCAAGCGAACACAGTCATGCTGTGATGGAGGCGCCCGACAAATCCAATGACCAGCCGCATTCTGCGGCAGACGACCCGTCACCCCCACACGGAAAATCGCAGGCAAATCCGCCCGGACAGGGCGATTCCTTCAAGTTCCTGAATCCGGCGATCGTGAGCTCGGGTATGGAATTTTTAGACGATCACGCGACGCCGCCCGGTCATCAGGAAAACACAGCGCATACCCCCCACGGCCATGGCAACGTCGCGACAGCCGACGACAGTCCGCTGCTGGACGACAGCACACACGTCCCGCCCGGCTTGGCCGTGTCTCATGGGCAGCATGGCCATGCTCCGCATGATCTTCTGGTGTGACCTCGATCTGCTGAATGCGCATGCCGGACATGGATCGTAGCACGTCTGCGTGAGGCTTCCCCGCAGGAGAAAGGGAAGTTCGCGTCGCTGGCCTGCAATTGGCCGATCGGCCTCTACTTCCGCCGGGCAGGCGGCGGCGCCACCATCGCGGCCGCTGGCTCCGGCGGCGTCAGATGGCGCGGGACGATGACGGTCTGGCCTGGGATGAGCTGCGCATTCTCCGCAAGCGAGTTGCTCTGCGCGAGTGTCCACAGTGGCACGCGATGGGTCGCCGCAATGCTTTCCATCGTGTCTCCGGCACGTACCGGCACGCGCACGCCGCTGTCCCATAATTCGACCAGCGTATCGGCGGGCACGAGATAGCGCAGCGGCACCGCGTCGGCCTGGGTCTGCAGAGGAATGCGCGGCAGCTGCGTCACCATCTCGACGATCTGGCGATGGATGTCGTCGGACTTCTCGATGTTGATGTGCGAGACACGGCTGTTCAGTTTCAGGTCGTAGCTCGCGTAATGGCCACGAAAGCCGGGCACGGCCACCACATCGCCGCCGCCGAGCACACTGTCGGAGAGGAATATGTTGATGAAGCGCTCGACGTTGAGCGGCACGTCGTCGGTCGCATGCGCGGGGTCGATGGTGATGACGAGGCTGATCGGGACGTTCTCCTTGGCCGCCATCTCCGAGATGAGGATCGAGCACAGTCCGCCCATGGAATGGCCGATCAGCACGATCGGCGCCGGGCTCTCCTTGTAGCTGGCGATGGCGCGGTTGCCGATCAGGCGGCACAAGGTGAATTCGTAGACGTCGGCCGAGAAGCCGGCCGCGGTCAGCTTCTCGCTGAGCCGGTCGATGCCGGTGGAGAAGATCGGCCCCATGGCGCCGCGGAACAGATAGATCTTGGGCGGCGGCAGCGGCTCGACCGGCGGCGCAGGAGGCGGCGGCGCGACAGCGGGGATTGCAGCCGGCTTCGGCTTGGCAGGCGAGGCTGCGGCCAGACCGGGATTCAAGGCGAGCAGCGCAACAGCTGCCAACACCACAAGTCGCCTTGGATCAATCATCAAGTCGCGCAGTCCCACCACGAGGGGGCAAAAGCCTCCCTTGCGGCGCTTAGTGACCACCGATTTGGCGGAATTTGGGGCACGGATCAGACCGCTACGGCCATTTCCTTGACCTTGGCCCAAGTCATGAGCGAGGGCCATTTCTCGGCGCGCGCATAGTGGCTGCCCCGGCGTGGCGTGAACGGCAAACTCTGACATCGGCCAATACAGCCG
Coding sequences within:
- a CDS encoding VCBS domain-containing protein translates to MSVAFGVPQNGAVGPLPLKIIGIVRSASGYVTLTRDDGPAIQVSIGDLVCHRDIIETGADAQLGIRLLDDTLFNVACGARVELREYASASASRSTVIAVTGGSFAFAAGRLANGGTLTVDTPLGSVRGRSHATGFGILTMAALTFSMMEEARGADPDGASFDNDTVTYKDLHHGVFELITKERVPRHIVVDDPGETVVLNKVGSSISVNQVANSAARMEELHEAQQDVLANLTRGPAGSGTPPGVDTLQLQPINFNSDHPIVLQNLIQTLPSVEVPPVQYPLPALNVPGGPTEIDTVKFDATFATTTGTFTASSPLHVVFTYGLSGGTAATTVLSGQTYDLTQASPYGILYLNSASGAYAFVPNADAINALSSPTTTGFVITVSDGQFTTSQTFVVAIDGVNDTALISGNASGAVVEAGGVANAVPGMPTAIGTLTDVDVDNPPNTFTTISSPARSGGSYGTFTMTAGGVWSYTLDNSNSKVQALNVGDTLIDRFTVTSIDGTPQVVTITIQGSNDAAVVSGDTTGSVVEAGASPGTPVATGTLVAADVDSPANTFVPVGTPTASARNYGSFTITTAGVWTYTLDNTNTAVQALNTGDKLTDSFTVITADGTAQTVTITINGSNDAAIISGTATGSVTEAGGVANAAPGTPVATGTLTDIDSDNASNAFIPIITPKTSASGFGTFTMTALGTWTYTLDDNNATVQALNVGATLTDHFIVTTVDGTPQLVTITIRGANDAAIISGTATGSVIEAGVISSGMPVATGTLTDTDVDNPANTFAPVATPTASARGYGSFTMTTTGVWTYTLDNTNTAVQAFNNGDKLTDSFTVTTADGTAQTVTITINGSNDAAVISGTASGSVIEAGGVANATPGTPAATGTLTDVDPDNTFNTFTPVTTPKTSAGGFGTFTMSALGTWSYALDNSNATVQALNVGTTLTDQFTVTTIDGTAKLVTITIHGANDAAIISGTATGSVLEAGVISSGVPVVTGTLTDSDVDNPANTFAPVAISTASAHGYGSFTMTAAGVWAYTLDNTNNAVQALNNGDKLTDSFTVTTVDGTAQTVTITINGSNDAAVISGTVTGSVTEAGGVANGTPGMPTATGTLTDIDPDNTFNTFTPVTTPKASTSGFGTFTMTALGAWAYTLDNSNATVQALNVGATLTDHFTVTTVDGTSQLVTVTIHGANDTAIISGTTTGSVLEAGTFSPGTPIATGTLSDTDVDNPTNTFTAVTSPTDSDSGYGTFTMTASGLWTYTLDNNNGVVDALNVGETLTDHFTVTSIDGTTQEISIAIHGASDADPNDFDNLAVGSTVVSDPPFVYGTPGSDSVAGGGSISQIVYGGAGDDTLNGTGVNDTIYGGSGNDTIKGNNGDDVIYGGSGQDKIDGSNGNDIIIGGFGADKLSGGNGDDVFVYLSVADSRAGRFDTISDFVSGTDKIDLTALGALGFVILALNSTSSSVPPHTIAWIYDSSANETVVYVNSTDQTLQIGDSSLLEVHLQGIATIDSSDFIVDQAAAPVLAVSDTLDPAAATLGDAAVMASSTSDAPIKATNSDGPVSLNGSVTAIDVSSFFDVGRDHGAWSNEITAFAADETATPPSHAEAAVFSLSMEPFKFVFEPSGTDDSIHPKGFGATGMSEPNHPAAFSMPDLLPAIEQHLGNSKAAESPGHISLADTGSALDADVQKGHVNDGNAHSNPPQASEHSHAVMEAPDKSNDQPHSAADDPSPPHGKSQANPPGQGDSFKFLNPAIVSSGMEFLDDHATPPGHQENTAHTPHGHGNVATADDSPLLDDSTHVPPGLAVSHGQHGHAPHDLLV
- a CDS encoding LysM domain-containing protein; translation: MIDPRRLVVLAAVALLALNPGLAAASPAKPKPAAIPAVAPPPPAPPVEPLPPPKIYLFRGAMGPIFSTGIDRLSEKLTAAGFSADVYEFTLCRLIGNRAIASYKESPAPIVLIGHSMGGLCSILISEMAAKENVPISLVITIDPAHATDDVPLNVERFINIFLSDSVLGGGDVVAVPGFRGHYASYDLKLNSRVSHINIEKSDDIHRQIVEMVTQLPRIPLQTQADAVPLRYLVPADTLVELWDSGVRVPVRAGDTMESIAATHRVPLWTLAQSNSLAENAQLIPGQTVIVPRHLTPPEPAAAMVAPPPARRK
- a CDS encoding MFS transporter yields the protein MASEIQTRVLRKITWRIVPFIMLLYFVAFIDRVNIGFASLTMNKDIGLSPTVYGFGAGIFFWGYFLFEVPSNIILHKVGARIWIARVMITWGLVSAAMAFVQGATSFYVLRFLLGVAEAGFFPGIILYLSYWFPARQRAAVTALFMAAAPLSTVLGSPVSGALLQMDGLFGFKGWQWLFVLEAVPAVLLGFVVLAFLTDRPEKAKWLAEDERRWLVETMNEETTSKAATASHSIWRGLADPRVLALSLIYFGTSAGLYTLGVWAPQIIKQFGLSSLQVGFLNALPATAAVVAMVLWARHSDRTGERTWHVVWACLIAAAGLAYAGLASGVVAVLVALALVNIGISSAKPPLWSMPTLFLSGPAAAAGIATINSIGNLGGFVGPAMIGWIKDRTGSFVGGLYFVCGLLVLSAVLTLLLSRAKPASSEPVPQAH
- a CDS encoding tetratricopeptide repeat protein: MMIRAAIIASVAPVLLLLSPGWPAAAQQPQKANLLESIERCNGKDRIPAQARVAGCTALIDSGDTKPEALALAYNNRGNAYAAAAEYDRAISDFDRAIELASDYVKPLNNRGVAYMRKGAYEDAVKSFDAAIRLDPAYGSAFANRAEAHLKLNQYDRAVLDFDEAIRLDPKLTWATSGRCWTRAVIGDLQAGLDDCDRAIQSGSNDAATYDSRALIHLKMGQFAAAIDDYSSALRLAPNLASALYGRGLARLRQGDNAGGDRDVSAAKLIDLKIADAFARYGVQ
- a CDS encoding FecR family protein, whose protein sequence is MHELRAWPGSYGAAGRIAKSSSRKGRVMCRHAIAVLVTGFILASASGLAAQAQTQINPATSGLDDAAPKPIGRVVAVTGSVSIEHAGAVVVQAKLGDPAAQVRTGDVVYLRDVVRTGADSRININFSDGSSFNLLSNARMTLDEYVYDPNGKSNATFFNLAKGTATFVAGQIAKTGDMKVDTPVATMGIRGTTPHIEISDDGAVKFSTLIEEGKSKLMQRRVTAATPEQGSGPRPNICRGC
- a CDS encoding tartrate dehydrogenase, with the translated sequence MRTHSIAAIPADGIGPEVISAGVRVLEALAERSGDLAFNVKTFDWGSDYYKKHGVMMPADGLADLKKFDAIYFGAVGAPDVPDHITLWGLRLPICQGFDQYANVRPTKILPGVASPLRNVGVGDLDWVIVRENSEGEYAGMGGRAHKGLPEEVGTEVAVFTRVGVSRIMRYAFQLAQSRPRKFLTVVTKSNAQRHGMVMWDEIAAEVAAEFPDVTWDKMLVDAMTVRMTLHPKSLDTIVATNLHADILSDLAGALAGSLGVAPTGNIDPQRRFPSMFEPIHGSAFDITGKGIANPVATFWTGAQMLEHLGEKDAAARLMQAVERVCAAGVLTPDVGGKATTREVTDAVIDAIHGSNV